In Parasegetibacter sp. NRK P23, a single genomic region encodes these proteins:
- a CDS encoding DUF4954 family protein produces MNHIVRHKLDSLGYQFVPEQYLPEGKNEYHLRNLQNGGNAGYRQLNAQEIEILVRNRNQSDNWNNIFVSEAFNPELVKNCKFFGLIRIGKLEPFYLEFHNLRMPVGLYNSIIISCDIGDNAVIDNVNYLAHYIIGNEVMIMNVNEMTTSSTAKFGNGIVKDGEDEQIRIFLELCNENGGRSVIPFNGMLPGDAYLWAKYRADKKLLDRFKTFTEARFDKQRGYYGKVGDRSIIKNTNMIKDVWIGSDAYIKGANKLKNLTINSIPKASTQIGEGCEMVNGIIGYGCRIFYGVKAVRFVMASHSQLKYGARLINSYLGNNATISCCEVLNSLIFPAHEQHHNNSFLCAALVMGQSNMAAGATIGSNHNSRGADGEIVAGRGFWPGLCVSLKHNSRFPSFTIMAKGDYPAELDIKIPFSLVSNNVSKDKLVVMPGYWFLYNMYALARNSWKSADRDKRVEKVQSLEYGYLAPDSVQEMEEGLKIMELAVGKAFLEQVSGKTDITDKQARETGLSLLLNNDPQIDTLLVTVNGWENTNRIVQLVKVRKAWGIFRKMIVFHAVNCLYELCPASPENFDQFVQGRSSKKWQNVGGQLMPEETLKELISSIKSKKINSWADVHAFYTTQAADYNKQKCFHAWNVYFNVFRKKAATFTAEDLVTLANEAIATREWIAGAIYASREKDYNNPFRNMLYDSEAERDEVIGKLEENSFIQLEQEELKKYRKQLRQWLKKIKIPA; encoded by the coding sequence ATGAACCATATCGTTCGCCATAAGCTTGACTCCCTCGGCTACCAGTTCGTTCCGGAACAATACCTGCCCGAAGGGAAAAATGAATACCATTTACGCAACCTGCAAAATGGGGGCAACGCGGGCTACCGCCAGCTCAACGCGCAGGAAATAGAGATACTCGTCCGCAACAGGAACCAGTCCGACAACTGGAACAATATCTTTGTTTCAGAAGCTTTCAACCCGGAACTGGTTAAGAACTGTAAATTCTTCGGTTTGATCCGGATCGGTAAACTGGAGCCTTTCTACCTCGAGTTCCACAACCTCCGGATGCCCGTTGGACTATACAATAGCATCATCATCAGTTGCGATATCGGCGACAACGCCGTGATCGATAACGTGAACTACCTCGCCCACTACATTATCGGCAACGAGGTGATGATCATGAACGTGAACGAAATGACCACGAGCAGTACCGCTAAGTTCGGAAACGGCATCGTGAAAGATGGAGAAGATGAGCAGATCCGCATTTTCCTGGAACTCTGCAATGAGAACGGCGGCCGCAGCGTAATCCCTTTTAACGGCATGTTGCCAGGCGACGCTTACCTATGGGCCAAATACAGGGCAGATAAAAAACTGCTGGACCGGTTTAAGACATTCACGGAAGCCAGATTCGATAAACAAAGGGGCTATTATGGTAAAGTGGGCGACCGCTCCATCATCAAGAATACCAACATGATCAAAGATGTATGGATCGGCTCCGATGCCTACATCAAAGGCGCAAATAAACTGAAGAACCTCACCATCAATTCTATTCCGAAAGCATCAACTCAAATTGGAGAAGGCTGTGAAATGGTGAATGGCATCATCGGTTACGGCTGCAGGATATTCTATGGTGTTAAAGCCGTTCGGTTTGTAATGGCCTCCCATTCGCAACTGAAATATGGCGCGCGGCTCATCAACTCCTACCTCGGCAACAATGCCACCATATCCTGTTGCGAAGTATTGAATTCACTGATATTCCCCGCCCACGAGCAGCACCACAACAATTCGTTCCTTTGCGCGGCCCTGGTGATGGGACAAAGCAATATGGCTGCCGGCGCCACCATTGGTTCCAATCATAATTCCAGGGGCGCCGATGGGGAGATCGTTGCAGGAAGAGGCTTCTGGCCCGGGTTGTGCGTGAGTCTGAAACACAATTCCAGGTTTCCTTCCTTCACCATCATGGCCAAAGGGGATTACCCGGCGGAACTGGATATTAAAATTCCCTTTTCCCTGGTCAGCAACAATGTTTCCAAAGATAAGCTGGTCGTGATGCCCGGCTATTGGTTCCTCTATAACATGTACGCGCTCGCCAGGAACTCCTGGAAATCGGCCGACAGGGATAAGCGTGTGGAAAAAGTGCAGTCGCTCGAATATGGCTACCTCGCACCCGATAGCGTGCAGGAAATGGAAGAAGGACTGAAGATCATGGAACTTGCCGTAGGAAAGGCTTTCCTGGAACAGGTTTCAGGAAAAACCGATATTACGGATAAACAAGCCCGTGAGACCGGACTTTCCCTGCTCCTGAACAACGATCCGCAGATTGATACGCTACTGGTAACCGTAAACGGCTGGGAAAACACGAACCGCATCGTCCAGTTGGTTAAAGTGCGGAAAGCCTGGGGCATTTTCCGGAAGATGATCGTTTTCCACGCCGTGAATTGCCTATATGAACTTTGCCCGGCTTCACCCGAAAACTTCGACCAATTTGTTCAGGGGCGTTCATCCAAAAAATGGCAGAATGTGGGTGGACAGTTAATGCCGGAAGAAACACTGAAAGAACTGATCAGTTCCATCAAATCGAAAAAGATCAACAGTTGGGCGGACGTGCACGCCTTCTACACCACGCAGGCCGCGGATTACAACAAACAAAAATGTTTCCACGCCTGGAATGTTTACTTCAATGTATTCAGGAAGAAAGCCGCAACTTTTACAGCCGAAGACCTTGTGACACTTGCCAACGAAGCGATTGCCACCCGCGAATGGATCGCAGGCGCCATTTATGCATCCCGGGAAAAAGACTACAATAACCCATTCCGCAATATGCTGTACGATTCCGAAGCGGAAAGAGATGAGGTGATTGGAAAGCTGGAGGAGAACAGTTTTATCCAATTGGAGCAGGAAGAACTGAAAAAATACCGGAAACAGCTGCGCCAATGGCTGAAGAAAATAAAAATCCCCGCTTAA
- the der gene encoding ribosome biogenesis GTPase Der: MSGFTLAIVGRPNVGKSTFFNRMLEQRKAIVDDVSGVTRDRQYGVAEWAGKSFNVIDTGGFVAGSEDVFEKEIRKQVIIALDEADAVVFMVDTVTGITDLDDSMADVLRRTTKPVFLAVNKVDNHERLLEATEFYSLGFEHIFFLSSMTGSGTGELLDAVTALIPEQPEAEEGAEENPIPKFAIIGQPNVGKSSLLNALVGQERTIVSNIAGTTRDTIHTHYNLFQKEFILIDTAGIRKKTKVNEDLEFYSVIRAIKAMDEADVCLLVLDAEKGITAQDLSIFSLASKKGKGIVILVNKWDTMEKETNTARDYEKVLKDRIAPFSDVPILFISATEKVRIFKAIEIALDVFAHRQQRIPTSKLNDVMLKAIEAYHAPVVRGNQVKIKYVTQLPTHVPSFAFFANYPDDIKQPYRNYLENQLRKNFNFSGVPVRLFFRKK; encoded by the coding sequence ATGTCAGGATTTACATTAGCTATTGTTGGAAGACCGAACGTGGGGAAAAGCACCTTCTTCAACCGGATGCTGGAACAAAGAAAAGCAATCGTGGACGACGTGAGTGGTGTTACCCGCGACAGGCAATACGGCGTGGCGGAATGGGCCGGCAAATCGTTTAACGTGATTGATACCGGCGGTTTCGTGGCCGGAAGTGAGGATGTTTTTGAAAAAGAAATCCGCAAGCAGGTGATCATCGCACTCGATGAAGCAGATGCAGTTGTGTTTATGGTGGATACCGTGACCGGCATCACCGACCTCGACGACTCCATGGCCGATGTATTGCGCAGAACCACCAAACCGGTTTTCCTGGCGGTGAACAAAGTGGACAACCACGAACGTTTACTGGAGGCTACTGAGTTTTACAGCCTCGGTTTCGAACATATTTTCTTCCTTTCCTCCATGACCGGGAGCGGAACAGGTGAACTCCTCGACGCCGTTACGGCCCTGATACCGGAACAACCCGAGGCAGAAGAGGGCGCGGAGGAAAATCCTATTCCCAAGTTCGCCATCATCGGGCAGCCCAATGTGGGGAAATCCTCTCTGCTGAACGCATTGGTAGGGCAGGAACGCACCATCGTGAGCAATATCGCCGGAACCACCAGAGATACGATCCATACCCACTATAACCTCTTCCAGAAAGAATTCATCCTCATCGATACGGCAGGTATTCGGAAGAAAACCAAGGTGAACGAGGACCTGGAGTTCTATTCGGTGATCCGCGCCATCAAAGCCATGGACGAAGCCGATGTTTGTTTACTGGTATTGGATGCTGAAAAGGGAATCACGGCCCAGGACCTGAGCATTTTCAGTCTGGCGTCTAAAAAAGGTAAAGGCATCGTGATTCTCGTGAACAAATGGGATACCATGGAGAAGGAAACGAATACCGCCCGCGATTACGAAAAGGTGCTGAAAGACAGGATCGCGCCTTTCTCCGACGTGCCCATTCTCTTCATATCCGCCACCGAAAAAGTGCGCATTTTCAAGGCGATTGAAATCGCGCTGGATGTATTCGCGCATAGGCAACAACGTATCCCCACATCTAAACTGAACGATGTGATGCTGAAGGCCATTGAAGCTTATCATGCGCCGGTGGTACGCGGCAACCAGGTGAAAATCAAGTATGTGACGCAATTGCCGACGCACGTGCCTTCGTTCGCGTTTTTTGCCAATTATCCGGATGACATCAAGCAGCCTTACCGCAATTACCTGGAGAACCAGTTGAGGAAAAACTTCAATTTCAGCGGTGTGCCGGTGCGGTTGTTCTTCAGAAAAAAATAA
- the era gene encoding GTPase Era yields the protein MKAGFVNIFGKPNAGKSTLLNALIGEKMAIVSPKVQTTRHRIKAFLTEPGYQIIFSDTPGIIEPKYKLHEKMMQAVRNSLEDADVAILLADINDDREEVDQLFSKLRLKVPGVFVLNKIDTVSPAKLKEALDWFSDKPYAREIVTLSALKGFDKHDFIEKILKYLPEGEPFYSEDDLTDLPTRFFVGEMIREKIFQFYEDEIPYHTTVLVQEYKEKDTLVKIAADIIVQRETQKAIILGGKGSGIKKLGTEARKDIEAFIGRKVFLELFVKVRPKWRDSEIFLREYGYK from the coding sequence ATGAAAGCAGGATTCGTAAACATATTCGGGAAGCCCAACGCGGGAAAAAGCACGTTGCTCAACGCGCTCATCGGAGAAAAAATGGCCATTGTTTCCCCTAAAGTGCAAACCACCCGGCACAGGATCAAGGCGTTCCTCACGGAACCTGGCTACCAGATTATTTTCTCCGATACGCCAGGCATTATTGAGCCGAAATACAAACTGCACGAAAAAATGATGCAGGCCGTCAGAAATTCGCTGGAGGATGCGGATGTGGCCATTCTGCTTGCCGACATCAACGATGACCGCGAGGAGGTGGACCAGCTTTTCAGTAAACTTCGGCTCAAAGTGCCAGGCGTTTTTGTGCTGAATAAAATCGATACGGTTTCCCCCGCCAAACTGAAAGAAGCGCTCGACTGGTTCTCGGATAAACCTTATGCCAGAGAAATCGTGACTTTATCGGCCCTGAAAGGATTCGATAAGCATGATTTTATAGAAAAGATTTTAAAATATCTTCCCGAAGGAGAACCCTTCTACAGCGAGGACGATCTCACGGATTTGCCTACCCGCTTTTTTGTAGGAGAAATGATCCGGGAAAAGATATTCCAGTTTTATGAAGATGAGATTCCTTACCATACCACCGTGTTGGTGCAGGAATACAAAGAAAAGGATACGCTGGTGAAAATCGCCGCCGATATCATCGTGCAGCGGGAAACACAAAAGGCGATCATCCTGGGCGGAAAAGGTTCAGGCATCAAAAAACTGGGCACCGAAGCGAGGAAAGATATCGAAGCATTCATCGGAAGGAAAGTGTTCCTGGAACTGTTTGTGAAAGTCCGTCCCAAGTGGCGGGACAGTGAGATTTTTCTGAGGGAATATGGGTATAAATAA
- a CDS encoding head GIN domain-containing protein encodes MKNLLFLAGCFLASFSAVAQEKIVVDENVTPRDIEKFVAVEVSGGIDLYISQSNEIALAVSASEKKLVPYLKTEVKDGVLRIYAEKGMKSFNRIGKPLKAYISAPVLHRISASGACDVLISGVLKQDDLEINLSGSSDFKGTLEVKNLAVHQSGSSDSFLAGKAQHAKLEVSGASDIKAYGLETEYCKASASGASDIQISVNKEIAASASGASDIYFKGSATAKDIKQSGASTVARRS; translated from the coding sequence ATGAAAAATCTTCTTTTTTTAGCAGGATGCTTCCTGGCGTCTTTCTCCGCAGTGGCCCAGGAGAAGATCGTTGTAGATGAAAACGTAACCCCGCGCGATATTGAAAAGTTCGTTGCGGTGGAAGTGTCGGGGGGAATCGATCTGTATATTTCTCAATCCAATGAAATCGCGCTAGCCGTCAGCGCTTCGGAAAAAAAGCTGGTTCCTTACCTGAAAACGGAGGTGAAAGATGGTGTTTTAAGGATTTATGCGGAGAAGGGAATGAAGTCTTTTAACCGGATCGGAAAGCCTTTAAAGGCGTATATCTCGGCTCCCGTATTGCATAGAATAAGTGCTTCCGGGGCTTGTGATGTGCTGATTTCAGGGGTATTGAAGCAGGACGACCTTGAGATCAATTTGTCCGGATCCTCCGATTTCAAGGGCACCCTTGAGGTTAAGAACCTTGCTGTGCACCAGAGCGGCAGTTCCGATTCTTTCCTGGCGGGAAAGGCGCAACATGCCAAACTGGAAGTGAGCGGCGCTTCGGATATCAAAGCTTATGGCCTGGAAACGGAATATTGCAAAGCTTCCGCAAGCGGCGCCTCCGACATCCAGATCAGCGTGAACAAAGAAATTGCCGCGAGTGCCAGCGGCGCTTCAGATATTTATTTCAAGGGCAGCGCCACGGCCAAAGATATTAAGCAGAGTGGGGCGAGTACAGTAGCACGACGTTCCTGA
- a CDS encoding TonB-dependent receptor produces MKKLFLGICLFVFSPMLFAQSISGKITDAVTGEVIAGASVQLVHHFAVSAGSKGDFRIAPVKPGSYLLKISAVGYNETQVQAQVPGAANLVIRLNRTELLLQPIEVKATRASEIAPFSKTNLTKKDLEKNNIGQDLPFLLQQTPSMVVSSDAGNGVGYTGWRIRGTDVQRINMTINGIPYNDPESHGTFFVNLPDFASSVSSVQIQRGVGTSTNGAGAFGGTINFSTNEFNEKAYGEANNSYGSFNTWKHTVKAGSGLLNNHFTIDARFSKIASDGFVDRATSDLKSAYLSAAWLNEKSSVRFNVITGKEKTYQSWNGLPESKLDNDRTYNSVGTEKPGTPYDNETDNYQQDHYQLFYNQELSPKLKLNTALFLSRGRGYYEQYKADQSFSDYGLADPDVNGDPVSETDLIRQLWLDNHFYGGIFSLQYKNGKHELTYGGGVNQYDGKHYGKVIWAETGIPKDHEWYNYTAMKRDFNTYAKWQFEAFRNFYTFADLQFRYVKYDIDGFRSTPGLSAYNQYRFFNPKAGVSYLFGNGFTAFASYSIGQKEPNRDDFEAGALSKPKHELLRNIESGLQFRNSRYQLAATFYHMDYKNQLIPTGKINDVGAATRVNIPDSYRMGIELEAAARLTDWASVSGNLTLSRNKVKNITVYYDNYDDPNYVQLSETLKKADIAFSPSIVSSFSLDLVPFKHARVSLPGKYVGRQYLDNTSRKERSLDDFYVQDLRMQYSIQQKLVPELTLMFHVNNVFDRKYEPNGYTFSYQYGGAFTTENYYYPMAGVNWMAGVNIRF; encoded by the coding sequence ATGAAAAAATTGTTTTTGGGGATATGCTTGTTTGTATTTTCCCCAATGCTATTCGCCCAATCTATTTCGGGCAAAATCACCGATGCCGTTACCGGAGAAGTTATTGCCGGGGCATCCGTTCAGTTGGTCCACCATTTCGCGGTTTCCGCCGGATCCAAAGGCGATTTCCGCATCGCTCCCGTTAAACCGGGAAGTTATCTATTGAAGATCAGCGCCGTTGGTTACAATGAAACCCAGGTACAGGCCCAGGTGCCCGGTGCAGCAAACCTGGTCATCAGGCTTAACCGCACCGAACTGCTGCTGCAGCCCATCGAAGTGAAAGCCACCCGCGCTTCCGAGATTGCGCCTTTTTCGAAAACCAATCTCACCAAAAAGGACCTGGAAAAGAACAACATCGGCCAGGACCTGCCTTTCCTCCTGCAACAAACCCCCTCCATGGTGGTGAGTTCCGACGCTGGAAACGGCGTAGGTTATACCGGATGGCGCATCAGGGGAACCGATGTGCAACGCATCAACATGACCATCAACGGGATCCCCTATAACGATCCCGAATCGCATGGTACTTTCTTTGTAAACCTCCCCGATTTCGCTTCCTCCGTGAGCAGCGTACAGATACAACGCGGGGTGGGCACTTCCACCAATGGCGCGGGCGCGTTCGGAGGCACCATCAATTTCAGCACCAACGAATTCAACGAGAAGGCCTACGGCGAAGCCAATAATTCCTACGGCTCCTTCAACACCTGGAAACACACGGTAAAAGCCGGTTCCGGACTACTGAACAATCATTTCACCATCGACGCACGCTTTTCCAAAATTGCCAGCGACGGCTTCGTGGACCGTGCCACCTCCGACCTGAAATCGGCTTACCTTTCCGCAGCGTGGCTCAATGAAAAAAGCTCCGTCCGCTTCAACGTGATCACCGGTAAAGAAAAAACTTACCAATCCTGGAACGGGCTGCCTGAAAGCAAACTCGACAACGACCGCACTTATAATTCAGTGGGAACCGAAAAGCCCGGAACACCCTACGACAATGAGACCGACAATTACCAGCAGGACCACTACCAATTGTTTTACAACCAGGAACTGTCGCCTAAACTGAAACTCAACACCGCACTTTTCCTTTCAAGGGGACGCGGTTATTACGAGCAGTACAAAGCCGATCAATCGTTCTCTGACTACGGACTTGCTGATCCGGACGTGAACGGCGACCCGGTTTCGGAAACGGACCTGATCCGTCAACTCTGGCTCGACAACCATTTCTATGGCGGCATTTTCTCCCTCCAATATAAAAACGGCAAACATGAACTCACTTACGGGGGCGGCGTGAACCAATACGACGGCAAGCACTACGGCAAAGTGATCTGGGCCGAAACAGGCATCCCCAAAGACCATGAATGGTACAATTACACCGCGATGAAGCGCGACTTCAACACGTACGCCAAATGGCAGTTTGAAGCATTCCGCAACTTTTACACCTTCGCCGACCTGCAGTTCCGGTACGTGAAATATGATATCGATGGATTCAGAAGTACACCCGGATTAAGCGCTTACAACCAATACCGTTTTTTCAACCCTAAAGCAGGTGTATCCTATCTTTTCGGCAATGGGTTCACCGCATTCGCCTCCTACTCCATCGGGCAGAAAGAACCCAACCGGGATGATTTTGAAGCAGGCGCTTTATCCAAACCGAAGCACGAACTGCTCCGCAACATTGAATCCGGTCTGCAGTTCAGGAACAGCCGTTACCAATTGGCGGCTACTTTCTACCACATGGATTACAAAAACCAACTGATCCCTACCGGGAAAATCAATGATGTGGGCGCCGCCACGCGTGTGAACATACCCGATAGTTACAGAATGGGGATAGAACTGGAAGCCGCAGCACGCCTTACCGACTGGGCCAGCGTTTCAGGCAATCTTACCCTGAGCAGGAACAAGGTGAAGAACATTACGGTGTACTACGATAACTACGACGACCCGAACTATGTACAGTTATCAGAAACGTTGAAAAAAGCCGATATCGCCTTCTCCCCTTCCATTGTGTCGTCCTTCTCCCTGGATTTGGTTCCCTTCAAACATGCGCGGGTAAGTCTGCCCGGAAAATATGTTGGGCGTCAATACCTGGATAATACCTCCCGAAAAGAAAGGAGCCTGGACGATTTTTATGTGCAGGACCTGAGAATGCAATACAGTATTCAACAGAAACTCGTTCCGGAACTCACGCTGATGTTCCATGTCAACAACGTATTCGACCGGAAATATGAGCCGAACGGTTACACCTTCAGCTACCAGTATGGCGGCGCTTTTACTACGGAGAATTATTATTACCCGATGGCAGGCGTGAACTGGATGGCGGGAGTGAACATCAGATTTTAA
- a CDS encoding rhodanese-like domain-containing protein — MKTMTVAELKSRLDSGEKLNLLDVREPHEHAEFNIGGTLYPLGKIQTMQLDDIEDLKEEEVICYCRSGNRSGQACLILETVGFKNVTNVVGGMLAWQEIVG; from the coding sequence ATGAAAACAATGACTGTTGCGGAACTGAAATCCAGGCTTGACAGCGGTGAAAAGCTCAACCTCCTGGACGTGCGCGAGCCACACGAACACGCCGAATTCAACATCGGCGGAACCTTGTATCCCCTAGGAAAGATACAGACTATGCAACTCGATGATATCGAAGACCTCAAAGAGGAAGAAGTAATCTGCTACTGCAGAAGCGGTAACCGCAGCGGACAAGCGTGTCTTATTCTTGAAACCGTTGGCTTTAAGAATGTGACCAATGTGGTGGGCGGAATGCTCGCCTGGCAGGAAATCGTTGGGTGA
- a CDS encoding PASTA domain-containing protein, which yields MFRFITNKPFWVNLLAAIALIFILVFIFLQSLDFFTNHGKILRVPSVAGMNVDKATETLEAQGFDVAIQDSVYVDTAARLSVIRQFPEPDVSVKVNRTVYLTINRAIPPIIDMPNLLNMSYRSASDYLKSYGLKLGDTSYKPDFAKNAVIEQLYNNQKVEPGTKIPMGSTISLVFGSGISNEEISVPDLFGMTLTEAEALLNANGLSRGATVVDPNVQDTAGAYIYKQSPERNGEEGRINRIRPGQLVTIWLGLQKPVRVDSTGTNF from the coding sequence GTGTTCCGATTCATAACGAATAAACCTTTCTGGGTGAACCTCCTGGCCGCTATTGCGCTGATTTTCATCCTGGTGTTCATTTTTCTTCAATCCCTTGACTTTTTTACGAACCACGGCAAAATACTCCGGGTGCCTTCCGTGGCGGGGATGAATGTGGACAAAGCAACGGAAACGCTGGAAGCGCAAGGTTTTGATGTGGCCATCCAGGATTCGGTTTACGTAGATACCGCCGCGCGCCTGAGTGTGATCCGTCAGTTCCCGGAACCGGATGTATCGGTGAAAGTGAACCGGACCGTATACCTCACCATCAACCGCGCCATTCCGCCAATCATAGATATGCCGAACCTGTTGAACATGAGCTACCGCTCCGCCAGCGATTACCTGAAATCGTACGGACTGAAACTCGGCGACACCAGCTACAAACCGGATTTCGCCAAAAACGCGGTGATTGAGCAACTGTACAACAACCAGAAAGTGGAGCCCGGCACCAAGATTCCGATGGGAAGCACTATTTCCCTGGTATTCGGAAGCGGCATCAGCAACGAAGAGATTTCCGTGCCCGATCTGTTCGGCATGACCCTCACGGAAGCCGAAGCCTTGTTGAACGCGAACGGACTTTCACGTGGCGCCACCGTGGTGGATCCCAACGTGCAGGATACCGCCGGGGCTTATATTTACAAACAATCGCCGGAAAGAAACGGGGAGGAAGGACGCATCAACAGGATCCGTCCCGGACAACTCGTGACCATCTGGCTCGGACTTCAAAAACCAGTGCGCGTGGATTCCACGGGCACCAACTTTTAA